The Gossypium hirsutum isolate 1008001.06 chromosome A03, Gossypium_hirsutum_v2.1, whole genome shotgun sequence genome contains the following window.
tattttaataatattattaattagccCAAAATATtactgtaattaattattttgttaaagtgataatatgaacttttttttttaaataacactgTTAAGTATTTGGTtaacatgtaaatttttttaagcatttgttgacatattattattttttaaatacatgtGTTCACATTTTggaatagataataataaaataagttaattaaattttgtcaaattaaagtaaaaagattaaatatcaAAGGACCAAAACTATAATAAAAGGACCAAAACTATACTTCAATCTAATAGTCAATAAGGCTTAGTTTCTAGTTTTTAAATATTAGGGAGTAAACTGATTGAGTATTAGCTCGATCGGTATAGGCATTGTTGTTTATACAAGAAGACGTGGGTTTGAGCACGCTGAAATAcgttattctcctatttatgaatTAAAGAAGTGTTATAAGTAATTTTAGACATTATGTCAAAAAAGAGTTATTACTTGAATACAACAATGATGGGTAATACAACAATTAAAAATTGTTACATGTTATTttaccaattttttaaaatttccccAAATGAACATTACAGTTTACtttcttatataatttttaaatttatatattatttaaaaattaagagaaattatCATTACCAATGATAGGTaatacaacaattaaaaatacgttatttgaaaattaatttaaatttaaacacataaaagcTCATGCAACATACGTTATAGCTTATAGGCAATGTTGTGGGGTGTtcattgaacaaaaaaaaaattatgagatgTTCGGGAGAGTTTGCGGTTGGCCAAGGACTTAAGGGTAGCACGACTGATTAACAAGTTGGATGCGTTATGGGTAGCTCAACTGCTGTCTTGGTCTGACGAAAATTTACGAAAATGAACATATGTTGAGTACGATATGTTGGAGATTGTTTAGCATTTATACAAAAGGGATGGATGGTGGAGGTTCGCCGCATTCTTCGGGAAGGCAACCGATGTGCTGACCACATCGCTAACTTGCCTCATGAAGGTATGGATGGCCTCGTCCGCTTGCATAGTTCACCGAATAGCCTTCTACCTTTGCTGCATGTTGATGCCCACGAGCATGGGAGAGCTAGATTTTAATTTTCTGTGTTTGTCATCTTttgtacaaaaaagaaaaaagaaaaagaaagaaagtataatttatcaaaaaattaaagtataaaagtttagatttaaaatttaatataataaaataaaaatatgatgcAAATTATAAATGTAGTAAAGTTTAtagcttaattaaaattaatgtagGTGCAATGGTAAGACACATCCTACTCCAAAAGAGAGAATATAGATTCAAATCTTAAAGATAATATAGTTGGAAGGGGTAGCCATTAATCCCGAACATGGACTATAACTTGTTTGAGTTTTAAAAGTTTAggattattttaattatgttatattattttagggtttaaattgttatttttttgggtcattttgggttttttaactcagatttaaataatttcaaattgagATTATTTCGATTTTCGGTtgaacatgtttaaattattaatttttgatgatcaaatcaaattgaactgaattttaaatcaaattaaattaaatatcaaaattgataaatttaagataaagtaaatcattcaaatcgataaaatattttgaatttaaatcatTCGGGATAAGTTTGACATTTATAAACATAGTGGCGGCCATGCCTACCTGCCTGCCTGCCTAGGAACCAAAACATTACAAGATATAGCTTGCACATATATACAGCCACGTGAAGTTAAGGCACCCAAAACCAAATCATTTTTGTGGTCCAAAATTCAATCCAAACATCACATGGTCTTCGCATGCCATAGTCAAGAGAGACCATCGAGGTTTCAGTTCATAAATGAAACCCCTTTGTTTAATGGTGGCAAAGTAAATACAATACAATCATTAATTCAAAgcccttttcttttaaaaaaaataaatattttaagaaatattttaaattgagTTGGAACAAATTTAAGAAAGTTAAGTAATAATTAAGGGTTAAGGCTCTCTAGGCTACTCTCTTTTGTTTGATAGCATGGCGTCTATGGAAATATGAGAATTTATTTGTCTTCCAAGACTTATTATGGAGTTTaacaaaaactattaaaatatcaGTATGCTAGGCAAAGCAGTACAATGTTATTCATAAGTGAGATCCATCCAAAAAACCAAATGTGGAGTTTGAGCAATTAGTAGGATAAGTTGATAGttattgtatttttatgattatttagttTTGCTAGgtttttttcaccaaaaaaaaattttaggtgaGAGAAGGTCATTTGTGTTGATATTATGAGTGATATCGGCTCAGTTTGATCAGATTTTTGAATCATTCATTATAATTTGGTTCATTTCTCggtttttcatattaattttttgttttgaatgtTTAGACTTATTTTGACTAActaatttatgttttatgacttttgaatattatttgacaaaattttaaagtcttttttcattaatatttataaaaaaatgaattatttccactattttaaatattataaattattaaaattaattatatattaaataaaaaaataaaaaatcaatttagtttCGGGTAATTGCGGTTTTTAAACATGCACTCCATAAACGGTCCAAACATCTCAATTtggattgattttttattttcttgctaAACCCTGATTAGAACATATCATCAAAATTATAGAAAGCTGAACTTGAAATATATAGATCAATAATCAAATGAGATtattagggtgggtttggatgggcaatTGGGAGTGATGCAGttcgtttagcttactttttatctcatgTTACACTGTttatccaaacccacccttaataATACTCAGATCTTGATGATTGTTAGAGTGCTAACAAATTTTCATcagggttaaattgaattaatttgtgTGGTGGTTTGTCTTCTTGATATCCAAAAGTCAAAGTAACTCTTATGAACTTATCTTCGTTTATAATGTTAATTTATCagatatctttaaaataataaattaaattttaaattgatctctaaattttaaaatatttttaattgtatcCTTAGATTAAAGTATCATTTCAGTCATGTTTTTTCATTGATCTAGCTATCAACTTTGATGTTAAAAGCTAGCTTGAAAttgacatatttaaaaatatttattaatccaTACATGGTTTTTTTTAGACCCAAGATAGCATTTAATAACCAGATTGATGAAAGAACTCAATTAGAATGTTACTTTAGTTTGAGGATTCAATTGGAATGCGTTGAAATTTAGAGGCTAATTTAACTTTTGACCCATAGTTTAGAGATATTTGATACAATTAacccttttttattaaaaaaataactcttgtAATAAATTATTCCAAAGAAAACATCAAAGCAAAACACTCAAAAGCaacaaaacaatagaaataaaaGATGCAAATCTTAGAGGGTTTTGGACGCTTAACCACTCTTCAAGGGCCCATCTCAAAAACCCCCTTTTGATCAACAAttattacattttcttttttgtaaaGTTTTAAATGACTCAAATTTAATTAGCACTCGGGTATCTGAGTATGATCCCTCTTAGGGTCATGGCAATAGTCATACACCAAATAGTTCTTTTGGACCCAATTCATGGCCAAAGCTTGCTGTCGGCTAAGGCTGCTGGACCCAGACGGAGAGGCGGAAGGCGGGCGGCAAGAGGCGGGATTGTTGGCGGTGCAGCCGCTTACTTTGAAATTCGTGTACTGGCCTACAAAGGGTTGGTAGTTATAATCAGCCTTGTACCTACCATTCTCGGTAGCCCAAGATGATGCATCCCATATTGATCCGTACACCCACATTGGTCTAATGGGGAATGTGGCGTCGCTCTTCCTTGGATACCTTCTGATCGGCACATCATCTACGAAAAATCTGTtgaatttaaaatcataaaaacatgaaaaaaaggGGAGTTTAGTTGCATTTTTGGTCCCTTTGATATactcaaatttagaatttagtccttaatttgacataatttaatcaCTCTACTTTTATAATATCGTTAGTTAGTTAACGGTTAAATGTTGTAATTAATGTGACATTAGAAAATCCACGTCAATCATATTACCTGTTTGGATTAACtaacaattttataaaagtagagggaccaaaatcaaattttgataaaaaaattgaaggaaatgGTGATAGGATACTTGCATGATTTCACTAGGGTTCCACAGTATAGCATAGTTATGGTAATCTTTTGTAGGGTCAAACCATAGATGAAACTTCATTTCCCTTCCAATTATGTTCCCATCCCCGCTTCCTCTAATGTACACATTGGTCTGCAATGTGTAGGGTTTATCCGGCGTTGTTCCAAGGAACTCGATGTCGATTTCGTCATGATTTCCGGGGTGTTCTTCATTGTTTGAAAGCTGTTAAAGTGCAGAACATAAAAAATCAGACGTTTTTTTTTCATTACCTCAATGGTTTGTGTGTGTGCGTGTGTTTTAAGGTTCTTACATAGAAAGATGTAATCACTCCTGCTGTATAACCAGGTTGGAGTTTCATTGCAGCACCAAAGTAACCTGACTGGTACGAACGAAGTGACTTGAAACCACTCCCTGTGTTTCACCatgaatatacaaaaattaagcacattaaaaaaatcctaattatggaaaaattttaatctCTCTATCTTGATTTGGCATAATTTGGCTCCTCTactttttataatgttattagtagtTCTAAACCGATAACATTGTAAACTTTTGCTGTTAACATAGTTTAGTCCCGGCAGCATTTAAcgggactaaatttaaaaaaggtAGAGGTAAAGGGACTAAAACCCTAATTAGAGCAAAAAACAATGGGATGAGGTGGTGCAGGAATTGAACCTGAGCTTTTATCGAGCCAGACTGTTAATGAGCCCTGGTCTAGTTTTTGGTGCTGAGGACCCCAGAGGTTTCGAAACCCTTTATCAAAAGCCACAGTGCTCACTCTGGAGCTTGGGGAGAATCCAGGGGAAGGTGGACCTTGAGCATTGCTTAATGGAAAAATGAGAGTTAAAGCAAGAAACGAAGAGAAAATTGGAGCCATAAAGGGAAGACAGAAAAGGGAAGGCATAGATAGTACCATATACTAAAGGGTTTAATTGCAGATTGGGACCTAAAAAGTTTGAAGGGTTTTAAGAGTAGATTTGTGTGTGTGGAAGAGTGTGGCAATACCATTGGTATAAATAAGGAGATTCATGGCCCCACTATGATGGTAAGTTGATAAGTTGGTTGATGGGGGAAGTTATGTTtggaataatttttaataaaaaaagaaaatttaaatgatAATCTTAGTAACTATTATATCTATTAACATCATTTTATAGCATCTTTTCAACGATTtcgtttttaatgttcaaatCTTTTGGGAGtgtaatatgttttattattatactcaacacttattttttaaaactactaattaatttgatgaaaacgtgtcaatttttttaaaattttcttctttttcttttaatttatgcatgttaaCAAATAGTACAACCAACGATTCAACTTGTTGTATATTGGGGATCGCGTGCAATGCAATCTTTCTTTGCACAAGTATTTATCATAAAAAAGACGAGTATTGTCTCAAAAAAATGATATGGGTTGCCTAGTAACAAAATGTGTCATTAAGTGTTTTgggtttatttaaaattttaaaaagttttaggagtctaattaattttttttaaaaaaataggagcTTAAAaagattttacaaaaaaatttgggtttaattaatttaagaaaattggagttttaattgaattttttaaaaattttgagaagagtaatgaaaattttcaaaaaatttgaagggtttaattaaaaattttgaaaactgaattTCTTTAGATTTTGGGAAAGGTAAGGCTCCCTCAGACTTTAAAAATGTTCCGTCAATCTTTTTACCTAAACTTTAAATCCCAAACACACCTATTCCAGCAATCAAAATTACAATAATTTAACTACGTATATTCTCTAATGTTATTTATTTCACCATTTTTCAACCTCAAATTTATAAGAATTACAATACCATTAATGTATAAATTAGGTTGCTTGTACTGTATTGTGTGATCAGTTTgttcaaatatttattatatccACACAATTTGTAGTTTTTAAACCAacaaaagtataataaaataaaaggaggcAGATAAGGTAGGGTCAAATAAAGCCAGAAagattaatatattaaaaatctaAAAGAGTGATACCATAAACAAATAATGCATAATAAGTAGCTActacttaattaattatatattcatGCTGGTATGAAGTTGACATCATCAACTTTATATGGTCCACTAGAGAACACCAAATCTTTTCTGTACCTAACATGGCAACCTTTCTATTTTGGTTTAAGATTAAACTAAATACTGCAAATTTAATTGATTTCACATTAATGGAAATAGcgaataagaaaatagaaaagattttaatttttcactaaaTGAACAAACAAACGAAagcatattataaaaaaaatagacttAAATTTACTAAACATGCAAACTCAAACCCCAAAAACAAATCtctcaaattaaattaatcaaaagaAATGATAGGAAATTGTATAATATGATTGGTAGTACAAAATGTTATtcctcttttaaattttaattttaaagttaattatattttaaaatagtattttcAAGACCGAATTGTGACAATCCACATGGGAATACCAAAACTTTGCTTTGTGTTCTGATAAATAGTCAACATTTTATTGCAAAGTTTGCATGTGTTTAGATGCAATTCAAATCAGCTATAGCCATAATCTAACAGGTTGGCTAATTCTTTTATCTTTTAGAAGGTTTCTATATTTAAAATTGTATGAGTCACGGGTACACGTAATTCtctattcttttttaattatttaatgatatttcagtatttttttttatatgttattgattttggtaactttttaacttaaaaactttagctttttaatttaaaatttcagatttaggATTTAAAGTTCAAagtttaagtttaaaaaattattaaaattatacattaataacatgaaaatttattaaaataatatatgacaACGTGACGCGCTTATTTTATACAATCTTTTCTCGTATAATCAAATTGATGAGTGTACTTATTGAGTTGAAGTCATAGACTCATAGGGGGGACAATGGGGGGCAAAGCAGTTATCAAAAATTGGATTCAAATTACGAGAATTCAAACTTGTTGAACTACTCGTGAGTGAATAGGCAGTGTTGATTGTTtgagtaaatatttttatataactttaTTCATACTTGCTCTCGTCGTCGGTAGGCCTACCCAACAATTAAATCCTAATTTTTCGTTCCTTATTTctcttattaatatatatatgtaaagtcttaatttcatcaaatatctttaaattattgtttatgttttaaattagtttccaaagattaaaatattttacttgaGTTCTCAAAGtattaatattacattaattaagtcattttatttatctAGTTATTAGCGTAGGTGATAAATGCATGTTCAACTATGACATGAAGTATATCTAAAACACACAGAATACATTTGTTGAAGGATTTTTACCTGCTCGTTCCATGTTCTGTTAGAACAAGACAACTTTTCTACTTGGGCTATGTGAGAGGTTTCAGCCTCAAGGACGATTTTTGCTTTCGGCCTTTGTAGTGACATGTTTGACAAGACAATAGTTGAAATTCAACTAGAACTCTTAAGTTCTTTAACTGATCATAATGAGaagtttaaagtaaataaaatatttatccttATCTATTGAGAGAGTTTTGGAGATTGGTTTATGAAGGTTGTAATGTGATAAATACTCAGGATAATTAACGGGATAATTTTAGGTTTTAAATAGGAGTTTAAAGCTTATCAAAATTTTGTTAGAGGAACTCTTGTATCAGTCTATAAATAGGTTGTTTGTGGCGTGTAGTTTTTGAGTGTTTTTGTCGacagttttattatatttttgtggttattttgtCACACTGTAGGTattatttagaaatatttattggTTATATTGTGAGTAATTTAGGTGAGTAATTTGATACAATTGGGATCGGTATTAAAGTTGAATTACTTTTTTATATAAGGATAGCTTGAATTTTAAGTCAATAAATAAACCAATGACTgttaaataaaatcattcactaaaataaacacaataagtgattaataaaataatgatgGAAATTGATGTAACCCCAAAAAGTAAAACACAATGGTTGCTTGGAAGCATCAACATAAGATATAATCAGAGGTCATCTATTTATATAATTATCACTACTTTAACAGTTAAATGACAGTctaatcatgtatatatatatatgcaatttctTCAAGGAGTAAATAATTGTCTAGGATTTCCTTTTACATcatttcaaaataaatgaaagttacATGCAGTGATAAGCAAATTTCAATAACCTGACATATTATAAGTTCTGATATCTTCAAATATTAGGTCAAGGGAAAAGGTTCATTATATATAAAACATTGTCTAATTCTGTAAGTGGTACTTGTATTTTACGAGTTTTTGAAATTAAATCCTTGTAATTTCTACTAATTTTGGCTGCTTCTTTGACCCTCCTATGTCAGCCTCTCAAACATAAAATTAGCACTtccaataatatttttaaattagtataaGGATTCAGTGTTTATAAATTGTAGCACagtaattaaatttcaaaaaaaaaataaggaCAGGGACCACTAGCAAAATTAGACATTTTAAGTTCTATATAAGGAAAGTTTAGACAGGGTTTGAAGGAAGACACCTACCTTCTTTAGGAcgtagtaaaaaaataaaatacatgataatatttAAACTCTGCAATGATTAATACTTTAGTGTttgatttatatttgtttttcaaTAATTTTCCAGGGACATATTCTAAACACGTATATGACTGCATGAGAATGCCTCTAGGACTATAATagcatgaaaattttgacaagAAAAATAGCTATGTGATTTCAATGCATGTTATGGGACCTCTTTAATCACCGacgaacaaaaaaagaaaaagaaaaaacttaaaaGTCAACGG
Protein-coding sequences here:
- the LOC107963922 gene encoding xyloglucan endotransglucosylase/hydrolase protein 31, translated to MVLSMPSLFCLPFMAPIFSSFLALTLIFPLSNAQGPPSPGFSPSSRVSTVAFDKGFRNLWGPQHQKLDQGSLTVWLDKSSGSGFKSLRSYQSGYFGAAMKLQPGYTAGVITSFYLSNNEEHPGNHDEIDIEFLGTTPDKPYTLQTNVYIRGSGDGNIIGREMKFHLWFDPTKDYHNYAILWNPSEIIFFVDDVPIRRYPRKSDATFPIRPMWVYGSIWDASSWATENGRYKADYNYQPFVGQYTNFKVSGCTANNPASCRPPSASPSGSSSLSRQQALAMNWVQKNYLVYDYCHDPKRDHTQIPEC